From a region of the Labrenzia sp. CE80 genome:
- the fgd gene encoding glucose-6-phosphate dehydrogenase (coenzyme-F420) produces the protein MLRIGYKASAEQFRPHELMEFAILAEEVGLDSAFISDHFQPWRHTGGHAPHALVWLGAVGARTSRIALGTSVLTPTFRHHPSMIAQSFGTLGSMFPDRIILGIGTGESLNEVPAIGCEWPERKERFARLREAVRLIRKLWTEERVSFEGDYYKTESATVYDRPENPVPIYVAAAGPMIAKYAGRFGDGFICTSGKAPALYSETLIPNLEAGITQQERQASDVDRMIEVKLSFDTDLDRAKEDTRFWGALALTPEQKMTVEDPLEMEKLADSLSSDQTASRWIVTADADEVVERLKPYVDLGFNHFVFHAPGPDQTRFLKQFAADVLPRLRNVYG, from the coding sequence ATGCTGCGCATTGGATACAAAGCTTCCGCCGAACAGTTTCGGCCTCACGAACTGATGGAGTTCGCAATCCTGGCCGAGGAAGTTGGCCTCGACAGTGCGTTTATCTCCGATCATTTTCAGCCTTGGCGACACACGGGCGGCCACGCCCCGCACGCTCTCGTCTGGCTTGGAGCAGTCGGAGCAAGAACCAGCCGCATCGCTCTTGGAACCTCCGTTCTCACACCGACCTTCCGTCACCATCCGTCGATGATCGCTCAGAGCTTTGGCACGTTGGGCTCGATGTTTCCTGACCGCATTATCCTTGGAATCGGAACTGGCGAAAGCCTCAACGAAGTTCCTGCAATTGGCTGTGAGTGGCCGGAACGGAAGGAACGTTTCGCACGCCTGCGCGAAGCAGTCCGGCTGATCCGCAAACTATGGACCGAAGAGCGTGTAAGCTTTGAGGGGGACTACTACAAGACCGAGAGCGCAACGGTTTATGACAGACCGGAAAACCCGGTTCCGATTTATGTTGCCGCAGCCGGTCCGATGATCGCAAAATATGCCGGCCGTTTCGGCGACGGCTTCATCTGTACATCTGGCAAGGCTCCAGCACTATACTCAGAAACGCTCATTCCGAACCTGGAAGCCGGGATCACCCAGCAGGAACGACAAGCATCAGACGTCGACCGGATGATTGAAGTGAAGCTGTCTTTCGACACAGATCTGGACCGCGCGAAGGAAGACACCCGTTTCTGGGGCGCTCTTGCTTTGACACCGGAACAGAAGATGACGGTCGAAGACCCTCTGGAAATGGAAAAACTGGCCGACAGTCTTTCGTCCGATCAAACCGCAAGTCGATGGATTGTCACTGCAGATGCCGACGAAGTCGTTGAGCGATTGAAGCCCTACGTCGACCTCGGTTTCAATCACTTCGTCTTTCATGCTCCTGGGCCAGATCAGACGCGTTTCCTGAAGCAATTTGCGGCAGACGTCTTGCCACGGCTGCGGAACGTCTACGGCTAA
- the cofC gene encoding 2-phospho-L-lactate guanylyltransferase, translated as MTIWALIPVKAFADAKSRLSGILTPEQRAKLAQAMFRDTLSATALAEGLDGIAVVTKDPEAAEITRLAGACVIDDQTQDLNDALTAGRMTLQNRLGAVDLIIIPADLPAVRASDIEELVKAHHAPTQIVLSPDHEGNGTNMLLTGGLTDFPYAFGPASYQRHISQAKDLGYEATTFERARISADLDNPSDIDEIWQHAPGEHTKQALEAFRLSSHWPLKEVS; from the coding sequence ATGACGATCTGGGCACTCATTCCGGTGAAAGCTTTCGCAGACGCCAAGTCGCGGCTTTCAGGCATTTTGACACCCGAACAGCGGGCGAAACTCGCGCAGGCAATGTTTCGGGACACACTCTCTGCCACGGCGCTTGCGGAAGGCCTGGACGGCATAGCCGTTGTAACGAAGGATCCTGAGGCTGCCGAGATTACAAGATTGGCCGGCGCCTGCGTCATCGACGATCAAACCCAGGATCTGAACGATGCCCTGACCGCCGGTAGAATGACGCTACAAAACCGGCTTGGAGCCGTCGACCTCATTATCATACCGGCAGATCTTCCAGCGGTTAGAGCGAGTGATATCGAGGAGCTTGTTAAGGCACACCACGCGCCAACACAGATTGTCCTCTCTCCCGACCATGAAGGAAATGGTACCAACATGCTCCTGACAGGCGGCCTGACAGATTTTCCCTATGCCTTCGGCCCGGCAAGCTATCAGCGCCACATCAGCCAGGCCAAAGACCTGGGCTATGAAGCTACAACCTTCGAAAGAGCCCGTATCAGCGCCGATCTCGACAATCCATCCGACATTGACGAAATTTGGCAGCATGCGCCTGGTGAACATACCAAGCAGGCACTCGAAGCCTTCCGTCTCAGCAGCCATTGGCCTCTCAAGGAGGTATCATGA
- a CDS encoding TIGR03842 family LLM class F420-dependent oxidoreductase: MTIALQVAVPATKTEGNTAMEFGICFKGFVEADRAKALVRQAENAGFTYCWFYDSHILWRDSYVAMAMCMEHTKHMRFGPCVTNPNSRDWSVAASLFGSLAKQSGDRFDIGIGRGDSAVRVMGKKPATLKRVEEFTDVMRKLIKGEEAQYGECPEPVQFPWAVGHEPPMWIAAYGPKALATAGRVGDGLILQIAEPGICKWLGDQAKKAGEEVGRDMSGYRIMAAAPAYTGDIEYAREKVKWFPAMVGNHVADIVEKYGSDSDLVPASLTSYIEKRRGYDYSKHGQSDNPFLDFITDEIVDAFTILGTADQHIAKLKELETAGVTQFNIYLDSGDEEKIIADYAEKIIPGFQAAS; encoded by the coding sequence ATGACAATTGCGTTGCAGGTAGCGGTGCCGGCAACGAAAACCGAGGGGAATACCGCGATGGAATTCGGAATTTGCTTCAAGGGATTTGTGGAGGCCGACCGTGCAAAAGCACTGGTGCGGCAGGCGGAGAATGCCGGCTTCACCTACTGCTGGTTCTACGATAGCCACATTCTCTGGCGTGACAGCTATGTCGCGATGGCCATGTGTATGGAGCACACCAAGCACATGCGCTTTGGTCCCTGTGTGACCAATCCCAACAGCCGTGACTGGTCAGTCGCTGCAAGCCTTTTCGGTTCGCTCGCCAAGCAGTCTGGCGACCGGTTCGACATCGGCATCGGCCGAGGCGACAGCGCCGTTCGCGTGATGGGGAAAAAGCCTGCGACCCTCAAGCGGGTCGAAGAATTTACCGATGTGATGCGCAAGCTGATCAAAGGCGAGGAGGCACAATACGGCGAATGTCCTGAGCCTGTGCAATTCCCTTGGGCGGTTGGTCATGAGCCTCCAATGTGGATCGCTGCTTACGGCCCCAAGGCTCTGGCGACAGCCGGGCGTGTTGGCGACGGCCTCATCCTGCAGATCGCAGAGCCTGGTATCTGTAAGTGGCTTGGAGATCAGGCCAAGAAGGCTGGTGAAGAAGTAGGGCGTGACATGTCAGGCTACCGCATCATGGCGGCGGCGCCGGCCTATACCGGTGATATCGAATATGCCCGAGAGAAGGTGAAATGGTTCCCTGCAATGGTCGGCAATCATGTGGCCGATATTGTCGAGAAATACGGTTCGGATTCTGATCTGGTGCCCGCGAGTCTGACGTCCTACATCGAGAAACGCCGTGGCTATGATTATTCAAAGCACGGTCAGAGCGACAATCCGTTCCTTGACTTCATTACGGATGAGATCGTGGACGCATTCACCATCCTGGGCACTGCGGATCAGCACATAGCAAAGCTGAAAGAGCTTGAGACAGCAGGCGTAACTCAGTTCAACATCTATCTCGACAGCGGTGATGAAGAGAAAATCATCGCAGACTACGCCGAGAAGATCATCCCGGGCTTCCAGGCTGCATCTTAA
- the cofH gene encoding 5-amino-6-(D-ribitylamino)uracil--L-tyrosine 4-hydroxyphenyl transferase CofH — protein MTHSLRDLDLEALIAETDIHGLMHRARARRDAAFGSLVTYSPKVFIPLTMACRDVCHYCTFAKPLKAGQKVFLSPEEVLDLARKGEQAGCQEALFTLGEKPELRYRSAREALDELGFETTVDYLAHVAGLVRDQTNLLPHLNPGTLTTAEFEKLKPTAASMGMMLETTSQRLSARGGPHFGSPDKEPAARLAALEAAGKAQVPFTTGLLIGIGETRRETVEALLAIRNAHSEFGHIQEVIIQNFLPKSDTKMRAFPPADPIEHQWAIAAARLILPMEISLQAPPNLAAGTGEELLQAGINDWGGVSPVTIDHVNPEAPWPSIEKLAKITASEGKMLAPRLTIYPSFIHRADEWIAPRMVRSVLRASDGEGLAFEGSWTPGSHQKPPEIRKGGGVDPEIQAILNLAPDAVLTEKQIVLLFSARGDSFHAVCAHADQLRKATNGDRVHYVVTRNINYTNVCTYGCTFCAFSKGKTHEELRGPAYDLDMKEFSRRVSEAWARGGTEICLQGGIHPGYTGETYLNLLRHAKQAAPDIHIHAFSPLEIWQGAATLDLPPTDYLLKLKEAGLSSLPGTAAEILDDEVRTKIAPDKITTNQWFQVMRAAHSIGLKSTSTIMYGHIEQPKHWARHLLRLRAHQLEHGGFTEFVPLPFVALEAPIYLRGQSRKGPTWREAVLMHAIARIVLHGAIDHIQVSWVKMGPEGAAACLNSGADDMGGTLMNESITRAAGAVHGQEFAPWQMEDLIHSVGRKPFQRSTVYGPVSEERRQRAMQAAPLQDMTNTPFKASKQRDCLNA, from the coding sequence ATGACCCACTCACTCCGCGACCTGGACCTTGAAGCGCTGATTGCCGAAACGGATATTCATGGCCTCATGCATCGCGCCCGTGCAAGACGTGACGCGGCATTTGGGTCCCTCGTAACCTACTCGCCCAAAGTCTTCATTCCGCTGACGATGGCCTGCCGGGATGTCTGCCACTACTGCACCTTCGCTAAACCATTGAAGGCAGGCCAGAAGGTTTTTCTGTCACCTGAAGAAGTGCTTGATCTCGCCAGGAAGGGAGAGCAGGCGGGCTGTCAGGAGGCATTATTCACACTTGGCGAGAAACCGGAACTTCGTTACCGGTCCGCGAGGGAAGCTCTCGATGAGCTCGGCTTCGAAACCACTGTTGACTATCTGGCCCACGTGGCTGGCCTGGTCAGAGACCAGACGAACCTCCTGCCCCACCTCAATCCGGGCACATTGACGACTGCCGAATTCGAGAAGCTTAAACCGACGGCAGCTTCCATGGGCATGATGCTTGAGACGACCTCACAGCGACTGTCCGCGCGTGGCGGGCCTCATTTCGGCAGCCCGGATAAGGAACCTGCAGCAAGACTTGCGGCTCTTGAAGCTGCGGGAAAAGCTCAGGTTCCCTTCACCACCGGCCTGCTGATCGGAATCGGTGAAACCCGACGGGAAACCGTTGAGGCTCTTCTGGCCATTCGGAATGCACACTCGGAATTTGGGCACATTCAAGAAGTTATCATACAGAACTTCCTGCCCAAGTCAGACACCAAGATGCGCGCCTTCCCGCCGGCCGACCCAATCGAGCATCAATGGGCGATTGCAGCGGCACGGCTGATCTTGCCGATGGAAATCAGCCTCCAAGCTCCACCCAATCTCGCAGCTGGCACTGGTGAGGAACTGCTTCAAGCCGGCATCAATGATTGGGGCGGCGTCTCACCAGTCACCATCGACCACGTCAACCCCGAAGCCCCCTGGCCGAGCATCGAGAAACTCGCCAAGATCACCGCAAGCGAAGGCAAAATGCTGGCGCCGCGCTTGACGATCTACCCCTCCTTCATTCACCGGGCCGATGAATGGATCGCTCCGCGAATGGTTAGATCCGTCTTGAGAGCATCAGACGGTGAAGGACTCGCCTTTGAAGGTTCATGGACCCCGGGTTCACATCAAAAGCCGCCAGAGATCCGCAAAGGCGGCGGCGTTGATCCTGAAATCCAGGCGATACTGAACCTCGCGCCCGATGCCGTCTTGACTGAAAAGCAGATTGTCCTGTTGTTTTCCGCGCGCGGTGACAGTTTCCACGCGGTTTGTGCTCATGCAGATCAGCTGCGCAAAGCGACAAATGGCGACCGCGTACACTACGTCGTGACCCGGAACATCAATTACACAAATGTCTGCACCTATGGCTGCACGTTCTGTGCATTTTCAAAGGGCAAGACGCATGAAGAACTCCGGGGCCCAGCCTACGATCTCGATATGAAAGAGTTTTCAAGGCGCGTTTCGGAAGCTTGGGCCAGAGGCGGCACTGAAATCTGCCTGCAGGGTGGCATCCATCCCGGCTATACGGGCGAAACCTATCTGAACCTTCTGCGGCATGCGAAACAAGCTGCTCCAGATATTCATATCCACGCTTTCTCGCCTTTGGAGATTTGGCAAGGCGCGGCAACCCTGGATCTGCCGCCTACGGACTACCTTCTCAAATTAAAGGAGGCAGGGCTTTCGTCCTTGCCCGGAACAGCCGCCGAAATCCTCGATGATGAAGTTCGAACAAAGATCGCACCGGACAAGATCACGACGAATCAATGGTTTCAGGTCATGCGCGCAGCTCATTCTATTGGCCTGAAGAGCACGTCGACCATCATGTATGGCCACATCGAACAGCCGAAACATTGGGCGAGACACCTACTCCGTCTTCGCGCTCATCAACTCGAACACGGCGGCTTCACCGAGTTCGTTCCACTCCCCTTCGTTGCACTGGAGGCTCCAATCTACCTGCGCGGTCAGTCGAGGAAAGGGCCCACCTGGCGGGAGGCGGTGTTGATGCATGCCATTGCCCGCATCGTACTCCACGGTGCCATCGACCACATTCAGGTATCATGGGTCAAAATGGGGCCTGAAGGCGCGGCCGCCTGCCTAAACTCCGGCGCAGATGATATGGGCGGCACCTTGATGAATGAAAGCATTACGCGTGCAGCGGGCGCCGTTCATGGGCAAGAGTTTGCTCCATGGCAGATGGAAGACCTGATTCATTCAGTCGGGCGCAAACCATTTCAGCGTTCAACCGTATATGGCCCTGTATCAGAGGAACGTCGGCAGCGTGCCATGCAAGCCGCCCCGCTTCAGGACATGACCAACACGCCATTTAAGGCAAGCAAGCAACGCGACTGCTTGAACGCCTGA
- the cofD gene encoding 2-phospho-L-lactate transferase, translating into MTKSKIIALSGGVGGAKLSQGLAAEMNPQDLTVIVNTGDDSAHYGLFVTPDIDTQLYTLSGRADLERGWGRKDESWNAMNSLRELGEDIWFNIGDKDLGTNLLRTMRLARGDRLTEITIDFAKSFGLECQLLPMADMPVSTQLRCSDGDYDFHDWFVAKRAEPIVEEVVFRGATEASMTEEVASALSDPDLAAIIVCPSNPYLSIDPILAVPGLRQALIDSPAPVIGVTPVVGGKAIKGPTASMMRGFGLPVKASTAAAAHADIYDGYLLDEQDADDAPEFQTIGTGLPVALADTMMVDMTAKRRLARTALDFAQRLLSEQMP; encoded by the coding sequence GTGACCAAAAGTAAAATCATAGCGCTTTCCGGCGGCGTAGGCGGCGCAAAGCTCTCGCAGGGCCTGGCAGCTGAAATGAATCCGCAGGACCTGACGGTGATCGTCAACACCGGCGATGATTCAGCGCACTACGGCCTGTTTGTCACACCCGACATCGACACTCAGCTCTATACACTCTCCGGTCGGGCGGATCTTGAGCGCGGCTGGGGACGCAAAGACGAGAGTTGGAACGCGATGAACTCATTGCGCGAGCTCGGCGAAGACATCTGGTTCAACATCGGAGACAAGGACCTCGGCACCAATCTGCTTCGGACCATGCGGCTTGCCCGTGGGGACAGGCTGACCGAAATTACCATCGACTTCGCAAAGTCATTTGGTCTGGAATGCCAACTCCTGCCGATGGCTGACATGCCCGTATCGACGCAGCTTCGATGCTCTGATGGAGACTACGACTTTCATGACTGGTTTGTCGCAAAGAGAGCTGAGCCAATTGTCGAAGAAGTGGTCTTCAGAGGCGCCACCGAGGCAAGCATGACGGAAGAAGTCGCGAGCGCTCTCAGCGATCCCGACCTTGCTGCAATCATTGTGTGTCCTTCCAATCCATACCTGTCCATCGACCCCATCCTGGCTGTTCCTGGGCTTCGTCAGGCGCTCATCGATAGCCCGGCACCGGTCATCGGCGTCACGCCAGTCGTCGGAGGCAAAGCAATCAAGGGACCAACGGCGTCGATGATGCGAGGCTTTGGCCTGCCCGTGAAGGCATCGACCGCCGCGGCGGCACATGCAGATATCTATGACGGCTATTTGCTTGATGAACAGGACGCAGACGACGCGCCAGAGTTCCAGACAATCGGCACCGGCCTTCCTGTAGCGCTCGCAGATACCATGATGGTCGACATGACTGCCAAGCGCAGGCTTGCGCGAACTGCACTGGATTTCGCCCAGCGCCTTCTAAGCGAGCAAATGCCATGA
- the cofE gene encoding coenzyme F420-0:L-glutamate ligase gives MARLALSTLDDFPLVNPGDDLANLIAKGLEHQQIALGRGDVVVVAQKVVSKAENRFRNLADITPGKDALDLAEETDKDPRLVQAILDESTEVVRKRKGVLVVRHRCGWVMAQAGIDQSNVEGSENGALLLLPIDPDASAARLRAALMERLGIPLGVVIADSFGRPFRNGTTGIAIGAAGVTSFMDIRGERDLYGRELKVSTVAHADELASAASLLMGQGNEGWPVVLVQGLAPSREVPAASLIRPLEDDLFR, from the coding sequence ATGGCTCGACTCGCACTCTCGACCCTCGATGATTTTCCGTTGGTCAATCCGGGCGACGACTTGGCCAACCTTATCGCCAAGGGGCTGGAGCATCAGCAAATTGCGCTTGGCAGGGGGGACGTCGTGGTCGTCGCGCAAAAGGTTGTTTCGAAAGCGGAGAATCGCTTTCGAAACCTGGCCGATATTACGCCTGGCAAAGATGCTCTTGATCTTGCGGAGGAAACCGACAAAGACCCGCGGCTTGTGCAAGCCATCCTGGATGAAAGCACCGAAGTTGTTCGCAAGCGAAAAGGCGTTCTCGTGGTTCGCCACCGATGCGGTTGGGTCATGGCGCAGGCAGGCATTGATCAATCCAATGTCGAAGGCAGTGAAAACGGCGCCCTGCTGCTTTTGCCGATTGATCCTGATGCGTCTGCCGCGCGCCTGAGAGCCGCGTTGATGGAGCGGCTTGGCATCCCTCTTGGCGTTGTCATCGCTGACAGCTTCGGCAGGCCATTTCGTAACGGCACAACCGGCATAGCCATTGGTGCCGCCGGTGTGACGAGCTTTATGGACATCCGCGGCGAAAGAGATCTCTATGGGCGAGAATTGAAGGTCTCAACGGTCGCCCACGCAGACGAACTCGCTTCAGCTGCATCTCTTTTGATGGGGCAGGGAAACGAGGGGTGGCCTGTGGTTCTGGTTCAGGGCCTCGCACCTTCGAGGGAGGTGCCGGCAGCGTCTCTCATCAGACCTTTGGAAGATGACCTCTTCCGCTAG
- a CDS encoding amphi-Trp domain-containing protein: MMERKDRFKHESIQDRKTIQSLITAINRGIAKGEVHFSDETGEITLNPEGLLNLKVTASKDEARCRMDIRISWANENTDLKDAGKLKVKS, translated from the coding sequence ATGATGGAACGTAAGGACAGATTTAAGCATGAGTCGATTCAGGACCGAAAAACCATTCAAAGCCTGATCACCGCGATCAACCGCGGGATCGCAAAGGGTGAGGTGCATTTCAGCGATGAAACCGGCGAAATCACCCTAAACCCGGAGGGCTTGCTCAATCTGAAGGTTACTGCATCCAAGGATGAAGCGCGTTGCCGCATGGATATCCGCATATCCTGGGCCAACGAAAACACCGACCTGAAAGATGCCGGAAAGCTGAAAGTGAAGTCCTGA
- a CDS encoding histidine phosphatase family protein, translating to MTRCLAILVRHGDYLQRPNAPSALQPYPLTAKGKSQAHAAGLEIAAFCKEENWHLSPVISCSRQLRAWQTAVILSEGLKSELNLPAVVQESEELAERSVGVLANLTVEEIEAIIAADPRHETLPNGWKSSSDYRLPFQGAESLQEAGQRVSDYLVSQMAALKENAGTVAKVFVGHGASFRHAAHHLGVIDFDDIARLSMHHARPIVLEVNDKMSWHLLHGEWKNRYPDEPATD from the coding sequence ATGACAAGGTGCTTGGCAATTCTGGTCCGTCACGGTGACTACCTGCAGCGCCCCAACGCCCCGAGCGCGCTCCAACCCTACCCGTTGACGGCGAAGGGAAAGTCGCAAGCCCATGCTGCCGGCCTAGAAATCGCGGCCTTCTGCAAAGAAGAAAACTGGCACCTTTCGCCTGTCATTTCATGCTCGCGCCAGCTTCGCGCCTGGCAGACAGCCGTAATCCTGTCCGAGGGCCTTAAATCGGAGCTCAATCTCCCGGCAGTAGTTCAAGAGAGTGAGGAACTTGCGGAACGGAGCGTTGGAGTCTTGGCAAACCTGACGGTTGAAGAAATCGAGGCGATCATCGCAGCAGATCCGCGCCACGAAACTTTGCCGAACGGATGGAAGTCCAGCAGCGACTACAGATTACCGTTCCAAGGCGCTGAGTCCCTGCAGGAAGCAGGGCAACGAGTGTCCGACTACCTGGTGTCCCAGATGGCGGCGCTGAAGGAGAACGCAGGAACTGTCGCGAAAGTCTTCGTCGGTCATGGCGCTTCTTTCCGACACGCCGCTCATCACCTTGGGGTGATCGATTTTGACGACATTGCACGACTAAGTATGCACCACGCGAGACCCATTGTGCTGGAGGTCAACGACAAGATGTCATGGCACCTGTTACATGGCGAATGGAAGAACCGTTATCCTGATGAACCAGCTACAGACTGA
- a CDS encoding metallophosphoesterase, translated as MANGRTVILMNQLQTEGTQAVMMPARENNEDLLPTILGTKAASLGVPESCVPWPLDMNHSGGSTPDQTAKILKSLRKSGEYGQWKWPKRPVVFISDLHADAESLVRSLVAAGVVQSHEHDTDDFDLTDFGRSCVLVIGGDCLDKGPSNLDLLNCLKRLIETGVRIKLLAGNHDLRLLLGVRALTSDRSPLTEHMFIRMGNKVLPLLREVYDKHVAPTNALESAPDLETCRDRIFPSEAWQIDFPEAAAKHLGEAAIQKELRRLRKKIATFEEASLSVGLDMRMLYAAAMKCKELFLEPDGLYAWFYDRMRAIYKNGSVLFVHAGLDDHICTEIDENGVSHINQLFREQVYQDPFTFYSGTVANIMRTKYRAVDKQLSSNGVERLHHAGVKILVHGHINRDRGQRLKTMKGLLHLEADITLDRNSRKLEGLRGIGIGATIVLPNGNIVGFSNDFPYAKVLTPEIHMTKAALQHDGT; from the coding sequence ATGGCGAATGGAAGAACCGTTATCCTGATGAACCAGCTACAGACTGAAGGAACACAGGCCGTTATGATGCCTGCCCGCGAAAACAACGAGGACCTTCTGCCGACCATTCTCGGGACAAAAGCAGCCTCGCTTGGCGTTCCTGAAAGCTGTGTCCCTTGGCCTTTGGACATGAACCACTCCGGCGGTTCAACGCCCGACCAAACAGCCAAGATCCTCAAAAGCTTGAGGAAATCAGGAGAGTATGGGCAATGGAAATGGCCCAAGCGTCCAGTTGTGTTCATCTCCGATCTTCATGCCGATGCCGAAAGCCTCGTCAGGTCTTTGGTCGCCGCCGGTGTTGTTCAAAGTCATGAACACGATACCGATGACTTCGACCTGACAGACTTCGGGCGTTCTTGCGTCCTCGTCATTGGAGGCGACTGTCTCGACAAAGGGCCAAGCAACCTGGACCTGCTCAACTGCTTAAAAAGGCTGATTGAAACCGGCGTTCGCATCAAGTTGCTCGCAGGAAATCATGACTTGCGGCTCTTGCTGGGTGTTCGTGCCTTGACGAGCGACCGGTCGCCACTGACCGAACATATGTTCATCCGGATGGGCAATAAGGTGCTGCCTCTTCTGCGCGAGGTCTACGACAAACACGTCGCGCCGACCAACGCTTTGGAGAGTGCGCCGGATCTTGAGACTTGCCGTGATCGGATTTTTCCGAGCGAAGCCTGGCAAATAGATTTTCCGGAAGCTGCGGCAAAACATCTCGGCGAAGCAGCTATCCAAAAAGAACTGCGCCGTCTGAGGAAAAAAATCGCAACTTTCGAGGAAGCAAGCCTGAGCGTCGGACTGGATATGCGCATGCTCTACGCCGCTGCAATGAAATGCAAGGAACTGTTTCTGGAGCCTGACGGTCTCTACGCCTGGTTCTACGACCGGATGCGCGCGATCTACAAAAATGGATCCGTTCTCTTTGTTCATGCAGGGCTGGATGACCATATCTGCACCGAAATCGATGAGAATGGCGTGAGCCACATCAACCAGCTGTTCCGGGAACAGGTCTATCAAGACCCTTTCACGTTCTACTCCGGCACCGTCGCCAACATCATGCGAACCAAGTACCGGGCGGTTGACAAACAGCTGTCATCAAACGGCGTCGAACGGCTCCATCACGCAGGCGTTAAGATCCTCGTACATGGTCACATCAATCGCGACCGCGGGCAAAGACTGAAGACGATGAAAGGCTTGCTCCACCTCGAAGCGGATATCACGTTGGACCGCAATTCGCGAAAACTAGAAGGTCTCAGAGGTATTGGCATCGGCGCAACCATAGTCCTTCCAAATGGCAACATTGTCGGCTTCAGCAACGACTTTCCATATGCGAAAGTACTCACTCCCGAGATTCACATGACAAAGGCGGCGCTCCAGCATGATGGAACGTAA